AGCACCGACCTGCTCGGCAGGCTCGCCGAGCTGGACGACGCCCCGTGGGCCGACCTCGACGGCAAGCCCATCACCGCCCGCGCGCTCGCCCGCATGCTCGGCGACTACGTCACCGCCGACAACGACCCCATCAAGCCCCGCAACATCAAGACCGGCCCCAAGAGCAGCGCCAAGGGCTACTACGCCAGCGACCTCGCCGACGCCTGGCTGCGCTACTGCCCGCCCCCTTCCCAGGCATCCGCTACTGCCGCTACCTCCGCTACCGCGCAGGTCAGGGCCCTGTTTCCGGTAGCGGATACGCCCCAGGTAGCGGATAGCAATCCGCTACCCGCCCCCGAGACCGCCACGGCCGGCGCCGCCCCGCGCTGACCACCCCGCCGCTCCCGCCACCCCGGCGGGAGCGGCACCAATCCGCTACCGCTACCCAATCCGCTACCTCGATCATGCCCCTGACCTGCACGGTAGCGGCAGTAGCGGCAGTAGCGGATCCCAGAGAAGAGAGGGGCCGAGGGGCCCCGATCCGCAATCGAGATCACCCCGGAGGGATCCACCGTGACCGTGCCCGTCGCCACGCTCCGCCCGGCTCTCCTGACACCCGAGGAGGCCGCGCGCGTGCTCCGAATCGGCCGCTCGAAGCTCTACCAGCTCCTGGCTGACCAAGAGTTGACCTCCATCAAGATCGGACGCTCCCGCCGCGTCCGGCCGGCGGACATCGACGCGTACATCGAGCGTCAGGCCGTCCAAGCCAACTGACCATCAACACATCCCAATTGAGGGCACCGGGCAATCCGCCCGGTGCCCTTCCCACTTTCAGGAGCGCCACTTGAGCGAGCGCAAGACCCGCCAGCCCAACATGGAATCGACCGTCTATCTCGGTGCGGACGGCTGGTGGCACGGCCGCGTCACCATGGGCGTGAAGGCTGACGGCAGCCCCGACCGGCGACACCGCAGGGCCAAGACCGAGACGGAGGTCCGGCGGAAGGTGAAGGCGCTGGAGCGCGCACGAGACGCGGGCCGGGTCACCAAGGCGGGGAAGATCCCGACGGTCGAGAAGTGGATGACCACCTACCTCGACACCATCGCGTCCCAGCGACTCAAGCCCCGCAGCCTGGACGACTACTGGTCGAAGACTCGCAACCACATCATCCCCGGCCTCGGCCAGCACCGGCTGGACCGGCTCCGGCCCGAGCACTTGGACGCCTTCTACGTGCAGCTCCGCACCGAGGGCCGAGCCGCGTCCCACGTGCTGAAAGTGCACCGGATCCTCTCCCGGGCGCTGAAGATCGCCCTGCGCCGAGAGATGGTCGCCCGGAACGTGGCAACCCTGGTAGACCCGCCGTCGCTGGAGGAGGTGGACGCCAACCCCTTCACTCAGGAGGAGGCCCGTCGCTTCCTGCTGGCCGCGATGAAGCGCCCGACCGCCCTGCGGTGGGCAATCGGCGTCGGGCTGGGGCTTCGCCAGGGGGAAGCCCTCGGCCTGCGGTGGAGGTTCATCGACGAGGAAGCCGAGTCCCTGGACACCTCCTGGCAGCTCCAGCGGCTGACGTGGCGGCACGGCTGCGCCGATCCCCACGGGTGCGGAACACGTCTCCACCGCGGCCCGTGCGAGCCCGGGTGTACCAGGCACCGGACCTACAAGCGCGGGTGCCCGAAGCCGTGCCTGCCGGACTGCACCCGGCATGCCAGCGCCTGCCCCGAGCGGCACGGCGGCGGCCTGGTGTTCACGCGGCCGAAGACCAAGGGCAGCCGCCGGACGGCTCCCCTCCTTCCGCCGCTGAAGCCCGCGCTCCGCGAGCACCGTGCTCAGCAGGAGGCCACCAAGGCTGCCGCGGGCGAGACGTGGCAGGAGTACGACCTCGTGTTCTGCCGCCCCGACGGCCGGCCGATCGACCCGCACGACGACTGGGAGGAGTTCAAGGCACTGCTAGGCGAGGCGGGGATCGAGGACCGGCGGCAGCACGACGGGAGCCGCCACTCCGCAGGCACAATCCTGAACGAGCTGGGCGTGGACCCCTTCACCATCATGGAGATTCTCGGCCACTCGCAGATCAGCATGACCCGGCGGTACGTCAAGACCACTACCCCGACCACCCGCGAAGCGGCCCGGCGGATGGGCAACGCGCTCTTCCCGCAGCAGGCCGGAACTGAGACCCCAACTGAGACCACGAACACCCGGGCGGCCCGAGCGCGCCGCCGTCGGCGCATGGCGTAGATGGCAAAAGGCCCGGTCAGAGTATCCGACCGGGCCTTCTCGTCTGAGCCGCCTGCGGGATTCGAACCCGCGACCTACGCATTACGAGTGCGTTGCTCTGGCCAACTGAGCTAAGGCGGCGCTGCTGCCGGGGTGGCCCAACCAATGGGTCGAGCTTCGCACTGACAACGCGGGCCAGTCTACACAGTTTCCCGGGGTGTCCGTACCAGCGGCTTTCCGGCGGCGGCGGGGGTGGCCGCCGCCGGTGGGGAGGTCGGACCGGGTCAGACGGAGGTGACGGCGAGCTTGGCGGCGAAGCCGGCGAAGAGGGCGGCGACGCCACCGGTGAGCCCGGCGGAGAGGTGCTTGCGGCGGCGGAAGGCGGCGGCCAGCGTGGTGCCCGCGAAGATCAGCAGGGAGAGGTAGAGCACGCTGAAGGTCTGCAGGATGCCGCCGAGCAGGCCGAAGGAGAGGACCGGGGCGCCGTAGGTGGGGTCGGCGAACTGGGTGAAGAAGGACAGCAGGAAGAGGATGGCCTTCGGGTTGAGCAGGCTGATCAGCAGCGCCCGCCGGAACGGCCGCTCCCCCGTCGACGCGACGCCCGCCTCGCCGACCGGACCGGCCCCCGCCTCGGCGGAGGCAGCCGCAGCCGCAGCCACCGCGTTCCGCTCCCGCCACAACTGCCGGGCGGCACGCAGCATGCCGAAGCCGATCCAGAGCAGGTACGCGGCGCCGCCGAACTTCACCACCGCGAACACCGCCGGGTTGGCCTTCAGCAGCGAGGCCGCGCCGAGCGAGGTGAGGCTGATCAGCGTGAGGTCGCCGACGAAGACGCCCGCGGCGGCCTGGTAGCCGGTCCGGATGCCCTGGCGGGCGGCCACCGAGAGGACGTAGAGCGAGTTCGGGCCGGGCAGCAGGACGATCAGGAGGGCGCCGACGATGTAGGTCGCCAGGTCGTGGACTCCGAGCACGGTGGGGACTCCTTCGGCAGGCGCGCGCAGCCCGGCAGGCACGCGCGACAACGACAGAGAAGGAGCACGCGCGCGGGTCGGGCAGGCGGTGGGGGCTGGCGACTCATGCTAACCGCCAGCACCGATCCACCGAAACGGTAATTACTTGGCGCAGCGCGTACCGTTCGCCGGGGCCTCGCCGCCGAGCAGGTAGCGGTTGATCGCGGTGTCGATGCAGGCGTTGCGGCGGCCGTACGCGGTGTGGCCGTCGCCGTCGTAGGTGAGGAGGCGACCGGACTCCAGCTGGCCGGCGAGCGCCTGGGACCAGGCGTACGGGGTGGCCGGGTCGCGGGTGGTGCCGACCACGACGATCGGGGCGGAGCCCGCCGCGCGGACGGTGTGCGGGGCGCCGGTGGCCTTGAGCGGCCAGTAGCCGCAGGCGAGGGCCATCCAGGCCATGTCGCGGCCGAAGTGCGGGGAGGCCTGCTCGAACTCGGGCACG
The window above is part of the Kitasatospora sp. HUAS MG31 genome. Proteins encoded here:
- a CDS encoding helix-turn-helix domain-containing protein, producing the protein MTVPVATLRPALLTPEEAARVLRIGRSKLYQLLADQELTSIKIGRSRRVRPADIDAYIERQAVQAN
- a CDS encoding tyrosine-type recombinase/integrase; the protein is MESTVYLGADGWWHGRVTMGVKADGSPDRRHRRAKTETEVRRKVKALERARDAGRVTKAGKIPTVEKWMTTYLDTIASQRLKPRSLDDYWSKTRNHIIPGLGQHRLDRLRPEHLDAFYVQLRTEGRAASHVLKVHRILSRALKIALRREMVARNVATLVDPPSLEEVDANPFTQEEARRFLLAAMKRPTALRWAIGVGLGLRQGEALGLRWRFIDEEAESLDTSWQLQRLTWRHGCADPHGCGTRLHRGPCEPGCTRHRTYKRGCPKPCLPDCTRHASACPERHGGGLVFTRPKTKGSRRTAPLLPPLKPALREHRAQQEATKAAAGETWQEYDLVFCRPDGRPIDPHDDWEEFKALLGEAGIEDRRQHDGSRHSAGTILNELGVDPFTIMEILGHSQISMTRRYVKTTTPTTREAARRMGNALFPQQAGTETPTETTNTRAARARRRRRMA
- the leuE gene encoding leucine efflux protein LeuE, coding for MLGVHDLATYIVGALLIVLLPGPNSLYVLSVAARQGIRTGYQAAAGVFVGDLTLISLTSLGAASLLKANPAVFAVVKFGGAAYLLWIGFGMLRAARQLWRERNAVAAAAAASAEAGAGPVGEAGVASTGERPFRRALLISLLNPKAILFLLSFFTQFADPTYGAPVLSFGLLGGILQTFSVLYLSLLIFAGTTLAAAFRRRKHLSAGLTGGVAALFAGFAAKLAVTSV